From Chryseobacterium tructae, one genomic window encodes:
- a CDS encoding ABC transporter permease has protein sequence MNEPQQKWTETIEANHSLFDLKLKEVWRYKDLVYMFVKRDFISSFKQTILGPIWFFINPVLTTIVYLVVFGAIAKLPTDGAPPILFYLSGVTLWNYFSASLLTTSSTFVGNSTIFGKVYFPRLVTPLSVVISNLMRFGVQFLLFLLAWAYYLSQGKVQPNIWILATPF, from the coding sequence ATGAATGAACCACAGCAAAAGTGGACAGAAACAATTGAAGCGAATCATTCTTTATTTGATTTAAAGCTCAAAGAAGTATGGCGGTATAAGGATCTTGTTTACATGTTTGTAAAAAGAGATTTCATATCGAGCTTCAAGCAAACCATTTTGGGGCCAATCTGGTTTTTTATTAACCCGGTTTTAACAACAATAGTCTATCTGGTTGTTTTTGGAGCGATTGCCAAACTTCCTACAGATGGTGCACCCCCTATTTTATTTTATCTGTCTGGTGTAACTCTCTGGAATTACTTCTCAGCTTCATTGCTGACTACTTCCAGTACCTTTGTAGGGAATTCAACCATTTTCGGAAAAGTGTATTTCCCAAGACTGGTAACGCCACTTTCAGTTGTCATCTCAAACCTGATGCGTTTTGGAGTACAATTCCTTCTATTCCTTCTTGCATGGGCTTATTATCTGAGCCAGGGAAAGGTGCAACCTAATATCTGGATTCTTGCGACTCCTTTCTGA
- a CDS encoding ABC transporter permease encodes MAFFALGVGMIFSALTTKYKDLSMLLGFGVSLYMYATPVIYPVSSLPAGFKKLAYYNPLTGIFECFKYAWLGVGDFSPLMLGISTVLILILLLLGILIFNKVEKTFMDTV; translated from the coding sequence ATGGCCTTTTTTGCGTTAGGAGTAGGTATGATATTTTCGGCACTTACTACAAAATATAAAGATTTGAGCATGCTTTTGGGATTTGGAGTCAGTTTATATATGTATGCTACTCCGGTTATCTATCCGGTATCTTCCCTTCCGGCAGGATTCAAAAAGCTTGCTTACTATAATCCGCTTACGGGGATTTTCGAGTGTTTTAAGTATGCATGGCTTGGCGTAGGTGATTTTTCGCCATTAATGCTGGGAATCAGCACAGTTCTGATTCTTATTCTTTTGCTATTGGGAATACTGATCTTTAATAAGGTTGAAAAGACCTTTATGGACACC